Proteins co-encoded in one Papaver somniferum cultivar HN1 chromosome 5, ASM357369v1, whole genome shotgun sequence genomic window:
- the LOC113277618 gene encoding uncharacterized protein LOC113277618 codes for MAVGVGVPICVECGTRSNPCRCRVIGPTIGFLAFAAAAVVEWPIGAVVYIFKHMKGRRIMGHPARVVYPKVSRAVPI; via the coding sequence ATGGCGGTTGGTGTAGGAGTACCCATCTGTGTGGAATGTGGAACTAGAAGCAATCCATGTCGATGCAGGGTGATTGGACCAACAATCGGATTCTTGGCTTTTGCAGCTGCGGCAGTGGTAGAATGGCCAATCGGAGCGGTAGTGTACATCTTTAAGCATATGAAGGGACGTCGTATCATGGGTCATCCTGCTCGTGTTGTTTATCCTAAGGTTTCTAGAGCCGTCCCTATATGA